DNA sequence from the Spodoptera frugiperda isolate SF20-4 chromosome 15, AGI-APGP_CSIRO_Sfru_2.0, whole genome shotgun sequence genome:
agtacctatttaaaaagccataaaatttatgttaggcattaaacatttattacctaattagtGTTCAAGGTAAATATGCAATATTTACCCTAAATACTAGTGTTCTGTACctatatgttttaaataaataaaccagtgTGACATAAtttccatattatttattttatttaactgccTCATTTGTCTAATGGTTGCATGTGCGAGTGATGGGtcaggggtctcgggtttgttTCTCAGATTGGGCAAAGAATTACATGGCTTGTTtcagtatttaaaaattttctcagtagtcacatggagtctgaaattgtgcccagtatgtggcaataggttcaccgcctattacatgggactggtgaaaattgggtctacattgtacagtggcattacatgcagtaatgtgcaccttcaggagtaaaagacgtgacgatacgacacattgttttatttaaatctgtgAATAGGATTTagtacctacaataataaaaaataaattgaaattgtgtAAAGACTGTAGTTTATTATCGCCTGCCAGTTACCAGTTACCACATACACATCTAAAGTTTCTTACAACAACTCaattatacttacataatattattgcagAATTCAAGCTGAAAAGgcatgtttataaaataactggttTGATATACTTGAACAAGATCATGTggcattgttataaaaatatgatgatgACTGGGTTTTGGCTGTTTGACCTACATAGTCATACTACCTACTTAAATATATGCTTAGTGTACTGTAATATATGGTATGGCAAtgtatttcacttttttacagACCAAAGAAGAGAatggaaagtatttttttcaatgtcagCATGGTGAAGAGGAGTGCTATGCGAATAGAATCCATGCATGTGCAATAGAGGCTGTGGCGAACATGACAACTTCTGTCAAGATAACAGAATGCATGATCAATGATAATATGGACGCTGATGGCGCTCTTGCTAGGGTAAatataacacatattttttgCATTATATCAAATTTTGGAAATTTCAACTTGTATActgaaataaatcttttaatataAGTTCCATATAGGTGTAATACCTATCCTGATTACCTAATCATAAATTCTTGCAGTGTGCAAAGGAGATGAAGATTGAACCTGATCCAATCAGCTACTGTGCAAAGAATGACCACGGATTCGCTCTCTTGAAGAAACATGGTGATGATACTCATATACTGAAACCTACATTTATCCCAACAATAACACTCAATGGATCAAGAGACAACCAACcaaatatattgaaaaacttCCTATTAGAAGTATGCAAATTGATTGATATGCCACTACCGCCTCCTTGCTtgtgacaaaataaattctatCGGCCAAACATGCACAATATTCTACAacactttgaataagaaaaatcATTTTGTCAATTAAAGCTCAAATGCAAATTGCTCATACTACTTCATGCGATTTTTCATTCTTGACCTTGCAGTTGAATGCAGTGTAACTAATTTACAATTATGCTTAAATTGGTCATACTTTTAtccaatttgttttataattttgttataatatactGAATGAAGCAATTACTGTATACTTTAAGTAATACTCTCTAATCTACTtggtattttattgataaaaacttTACAATGGGTGTATTATGGGAACTAAAAAAGGCTATTGAAGtattaaaatttgaaaaaaatatatataagaaAATGTTGGtgatatgttttaaatatatttttgtttggtttgtaATTACCTATGTTAAGTAAGCTTTAATGGGTTGTGTTTCCTAAACCTAGTGAGTCAATGAacaagttaatattaatttaagcatttaaaatgttttaatcctGGTTGTTACTGCATTTAGTGATAACTATATCAAGCTGTTGTATTTTTGtacctttttatttacttatttttctacTTACATTTTATGAGTTAGTCAGTTGTTAGAAAGTCTTGATAATAAACCAGTaactatattaataattaaataacatattatgtaaacttGTGAAAATAAACTGTcaaactcagagacatttaatggctataactattccttagtaacgattttgtttgaTATACAATTGCTtatgactgggttaagtaatcatttaatgactctgagtatggtggGTAGTCAGTTGGTAGAAAGTCTTGATAATAAACCagtatataaataatgaattacgTATTATGTAAACTTGTGAAAATGATATTTGATGCATTAGGACTAAGGATTGTCCACACTGCAAAAGCTggcaatataatatgtataatacttaattgtttttataaaaagttatgttgcaatgataatttaatttgtaattaaccAATTAGTATTGTCTTTAGTAAACCTATATATGACGTGATGCTAATTAAtttgtagtaaatattatattatcagtaTCATAGGTTATGTAAACATggtttgtgttttaaaacatgaaTCATTTAAACATGTTTATTGATAAACTCACGTAACATCTGAATAGTTGGTTaaatctgaatatttttttacatgcctataatgttatatttatcttttaatctTTTGCaaaagttaaacaaataatatttttttcctttgtctttatattataagtctgGTAAAGAACTGAAAGCAAAattccaaaattattatttaaatgtttggtATCTCAATGGAAAAGACTATGTAGACGGAagtattaaagttttatgcattaCAGTTGTGTCTATATTATACGTAGATGGACACAATCGTGTGTGTAAGTAAATTATGAGGctaatgtataataattttatctgttGAATTAACAATTGTATAAACTTgaagaacataataatatgtatttcgtgaaacataatgtatttgtgtatgAGAAATATAAAGTCGTGTTTTCCATCCATGAACAATGGTTGgtaacactttttattttttgttctttttttattattttgccaAGTAACATCGAATTTTTGCCAAATATGTGTTAACAATTTTACGCTATATTTTCGATAAAAactaagatttaattttattgagcattatacctttttatttaaatggcgcgtttaataagtaaaaaataataatatatgtaataataattacaataatttaatctgtacttatattaaaataatagagtTCCCTAGTTCAAAACTGTATATTGTTTTGCTTTATTTGTTGTTCATAAGCGCTTATAATATCAAtacctattttaatatctttttttgttaaattcgtCGTTAGTGCCAATTAAACTTTGTACTGTTTTGTAATTGGTAAAATATTAGAACTaagattgtttaattttaattaataataatatagtaatacATACTTCATAGTGTGTAATATTCGTAGGTATGTGTTATTGGTTGTAGTAACTAAAACGTAAAATTGACCGAACTATATTCATTTACATTACTTATCATTAAGACATTACATTGTACTGTTGAATAACATAAATACGTATAtcgttaataaattaaatgtatgaaataaaGGTCTTGATAACTCGATAATCGACTTATCTTTGAaagatataaatcaaataatgtattaatgaaatactaaGGTATATCTACGTAATGTCACTTtgtcttataattatttaatatttttagttggcCATTGCCCTGCAGAGGTATGAtggctaaaaaaatattatttggtttcTATGCATCAAATATCCATTCGTACAGAATCCGTGTTTcagcaattttaaattaaacgatcgtatttattgataaaaataacaatagttgTAGTAATTGTGTGGTCTCGCCcctataataaatacttatacatCTATAATAGTAAACATATAATACCCGTGTATTCATGTACCTACCCAAAGTTGTAtgtgtaaagaaataaataaaaatgtgcatTTACTTATCTTGCCGTCAACTTTCCAATAGCGGTTGTTAATTAACGTATATAGTTatctaatttttatattttctttttgatgaAACGGGTACCAATTAGGACCAGTGTGATGTCATGTgaattattacttatataaaattaaaatgcactGATTATGTCGTTTCATTTTTTACTTGCCTTGCCTTATATTAGTTATTAGAGCGGTCTAGTCGGCGGCTCGAACTTGTCGCTGTGGCAAATATGCACCCTGTTTCACCCAACAAGTATGCAAGTGAGACATACTCATTACATATTCGATGCCAAACAGTGTTGGAATACGACCCCGAAATTAAATATGGGAAAAAGAACGATAAAGCCAccttaattttcaattttttattgcACTTGGTTACATAACGTTTGCTGCAAATTgcactttatatttaaatgtttaaatataaagtacAATTTGTTTGGAAGGCTGGCAACACTTGCCACGGTAAACATCAGCTCCgcgatttttaaattattaaattaagtaaatagataattaagAAGTGAAACAGTGCTAAAAACAAAGACAATGAACTAATAAGTGTGTGAAAATGTTATCCTGACATTTgatgcaaaaattataaaaatatagtgaactaaaataaacatcGAAGAAAGTGTGTAAAGAaagtgtaaacaaaaacaaaattttgtgaTAATTGCCTTAAAAGGCCTAAAACTTATTCTGTTATCCTAAAATCTGAGTGATTTGAACCCAAAACTAATGTTATATAGTGTATTACAGTGCTAaagacaaattatttaaaactaaaagttaAAACTCCATTTAAATTCCGTTGTTGCCTACAATTCAAATTTCGCGTCACCCTCAACACAGTTCCAATAGTACAAATAACGCCATCTAGCTTAAAAAACTTGTAACT
Encoded proteins:
- the LOC118275620 gene encoding gamma-interferon-inducible lysosomal thiol reductase translates to MAFYSCNRYRLIVLLLLVLIMWQFFRLLPDKPVTQISEAGIVELEDDKYNKHKQDKVKVRVYYEALCPDSKHFFVRHLGPVTEKLSEFLDVTLVPYGKATTKEENGKYFFQCQHGEEECYANRIHACAIEAVANMTTSVKITECMINDNMDADGALARCAKEMKIEPDPISYCAKNDHGFALLKKHGDDTHILKPTFIPTITLNGSRDNQPNILKNFLLEVCKLIDMPLPPPCL